From the Microbacterium sp. W4I4 genome, one window contains:
- a CDS encoding helix-turn-helix domain-containing protein — MSIENTDGHRELDEGDALIVLEGAPAVVRVDREAEIVVFLLPSAPLGALQALRDANVVLETRRSSTVSILGHLLCALSEEHLNGRSVGDFPQQLAALVRLHFQAIVHSDDSNLWTESEQVIEGALWDPDLDPAYVARAVHASLRTLHRVFRAQGTSLSAWIRHRRLEHCREDLEDLAMSEVSVRTIGARWGLHDPAHFSRLFKSEYGQSPGSYRRSWAQSRQSEHLAVSGAFDRRTTNVMALAGNR, encoded by the coding sequence TTGAGCATTGAGAATACTGATGGCCATCGCGAACTTGACGAAGGCGATGCATTGATCGTTCTTGAGGGTGCGCCCGCAGTCGTCCGCGTCGATCGTGAGGCCGAAATCGTTGTGTTCCTGTTGCCCTCGGCGCCGCTTGGAGCCCTTCAGGCGCTCCGTGACGCGAATGTGGTTCTGGAGACGCGACGGTCCTCAACCGTCAGCATCCTCGGTCATCTTCTATGTGCGCTTAGTGAAGAGCACCTGAATGGTCGCAGTGTTGGGGACTTCCCCCAGCAGCTTGCAGCCCTCGTGCGGCTACATTTTCAGGCAATAGTGCACTCCGATGACAGCAATCTGTGGACGGAAAGCGAGCAGGTGATCGAGGGGGCTCTCTGGGACCCGGACCTCGATCCAGCCTACGTGGCACGCGCGGTGCACGCTTCACTGCGGACGCTTCACAGAGTATTCCGAGCGCAAGGCACGTCGCTCTCAGCGTGGATCCGTCACCGTCGCCTCGAGCACTGTCGCGAAGACCTGGAGGACCTGGCGATGTCAGAGGTTTCGGTCCGTACCATCGGGGCGCGCTGGGGTCTTCATGACCCCGCCCACTTCAGCCGACTCTTTAAGAGCGAGTATGGGCAGTCGCCAGGCTCGTACCGAAGATCATGGGCTCAGAGTCGGCAATCCGAGCACCTAGCCGTGTCCGGCGCGTTCGACCGCCGCACAACGAACGTGATGGCGCTGGCTGGCAATCGCTGA